The following coding sequences are from one Aliarcobacter skirrowii CCUG 10374 window:
- the metX gene encoding homoserine O-acetyltransferase MetX, whose protein sequence is MKIETKTQKFNEPLYLESGRLLEEFEIIYETYGTLNEDRSNVIVICHALSGSHHAAGRYENEAKAGWWDKFIGDGKTIDTEKYFVICSNNIGSSYGSTSPLSINPSTKKEYRLKFPVLTISDIVNAQMRLYKHLGIKNAIAVIGGSMGGMQTLCYSIEHPNFAKHYIALACTAYTRPWAVALNKIAIEAIRHDPSFLNGNYDKDDLKARGLVGLAVGRMAGLIAYLSPALFNKKFGRDYVSTDGLYELFGRFEIERYLEHNSYSFPKFFDPLSYLYICKTINIFDAGRNKDKLEDSFSKIEGKLHLISFKDDMLFFPSEMKEIEDIMIKIGKKDQVTYLEVDSSSGHDSFLVEVDKFEEHIKDILKD, encoded by the coding sequence TTGAAAATAGAGACAAAAACGCAGAAGTTTAATGAACCTTTATATCTTGAGAGTGGAAGATTACTTGAAGAGTTTGAAATAATCTATGAGACTTATGGAACACTAAATGAAGATAGATCAAATGTAATTGTTATTTGTCATGCATTATCAGGAAGTCATCACGCAGCTGGTCGTTATGAAAATGAAGCAAAAGCTGGTTGGTGGGATAAGTTTATTGGAGATGGTAAAACAATTGATACAGAAAAATATTTTGTAATATGCTCAAATAATATTGGAAGCTCTTATGGTTCAACAAGTCCATTAAGTATTAATCCATCTACCAAAAAAGAGTATAGACTTAAATTTCCAGTTTTGACAATTTCAGATATTGTAAATGCTCAAATGAGATTATATAAACATTTAGGAATTAAAAATGCTATTGCTGTAATTGGTGGAAGTATGGGTGGAATGCAAACTTTATGTTACAGTATTGAACATCCAAACTTTGCAAAACATTACATAGCACTTGCTTGTACAGCATATACAAGACCTTGGGCAGTTGCTTTAAATAAAATAGCAATTGAAGCAATAAGACATGATCCTAGTTTTTTAAATGGAAATTATGATAAAGATGATCTAAAAGCAAGAGGATTAGTAGGGCTTGCAGTTGGAAGAATGGCTGGATTGATAGCTTATTTAAGTCCAGCTTTATTTAATAAAAAATTTGGAAGAGATTATGTAAGTACAGATGGACTTTATGAACTTTTTGGAAGATTTGAGATTGAAAGATATCTTGAACATAACTCCTATAGTTTTCCAAAGTTTTTTGATCCACTCTCATATTTATATATTTGTAAAACAATAAATATATTTGATGCTGGAAGAAACAAAGATAAACTAGAAGACTCTTTTTCAAAAATTGAGGGTAAACTTCATTTAATATCTTTTAAAGATGATATGCTATTTTTCCCAAGTGAGATGAAAGAGATAGAAGATATTATGATAAAAATTGGCAAAAAAGATCAAGTAACTTATCTTGAAGTTGACAGTTCAAGTGGTCATGACTCATTTTTAGTAGAAGTTGATAAATTTGAAGAGCATATAAAAGATATTTTAAAGGATTAA
- the xseB gene encoding exodeoxyribonuclease VII small subunit: MEQKKEALNFEEKIIKAKEILEQLTKNDITLNDSIKLYNEGLKELELAQKLLEEAKLVFTVKNSN, translated from the coding sequence GTGGAACAAAAAAAAGAAGCGTTAAATTTTGAAGAGAAAATAATAAAAGCAAAAGAGATTTTAGAACAACTTACAAAAAACGATATTACTTTAAATGATTCAATTAAACTTTATAATGAGGGTTTAAAAGAGTTAGAATTAGCACAAAAACTATTAGAAGAGGCAAAATTAGTTTTTACTGTAAAAAACAGTAACTAA
- the ftsZ gene encoding cell division protein FtsZ, whose translation MDDIIVREKSPTRALSTNLPKIAVIGVGGGGCNMVNHTIEEGIHMVDLIVANTDLKALHVSKAPIKIELGPNLTKGFGAGMDPEVGRDAALESYEEIKTALAGADIVFIAAGLGGGTGTGAAPIVAKAAKEVGALTVSVVTKPFAHEGIFKAGLANTGLDELKKVSDSLIVISNDKLIETVDEKITLKNAYKIVDNILYQAVNGMSQVILNPGSGSDQNADFADVKTIMKYKGIALMGIGKAKGEHAVRRALDNAINSPLLEKLPLDGAKGALVHLTISPDIGLLEVTDILTTIGSRVDKYAKIIQGITYDDTFEPDQVKITIIATGFETKNKDEDDESIDETNENLNFEDKFDSVESKLDTPPRMRGYTVEYHLHH comes from the coding sequence TAGAGAAAAATCACCAACAAGAGCACTATCTACAAATTTACCAAAAATTGCAGTAATTGGAGTTGGTGGTGGTGGTTGTAATATGGTAAATCACACTATTGAAGAGGGAATTCATATGGTGGATTTAATTGTTGCAAATACTGATTTAAAAGCACTTCATGTATCAAAAGCTCCAATAAAAATTGAACTTGGACCAAATTTAACTAAAGGTTTTGGTGCTGGAATGGATCCTGAGGTTGGAAGAGATGCTGCTTTGGAGAGTTATGAGGAGATTAAAACTGCTTTAGCTGGAGCTGATATTGTATTTATTGCAGCAGGACTTGGAGGAGGTACTGGAACAGGTGCTGCTCCAATTGTTGCAAAAGCAGCAAAAGAGGTTGGAGCTTTAACAGTTTCGGTTGTTACAAAACCTTTTGCTCATGAAGGTATTTTTAAAGCTGGGCTTGCAAATACAGGTTTAGATGAGCTTAAAAAAGTAAGTGACTCTTTAATTGTAATATCAAATGATAAACTAATTGAAACAGTTGATGAAAAAATAACACTAAAAAATGCTTATAAAATTGTTGATAATATTTTATATCAAGCTGTAAATGGTATGAGTCAAGTTATTTTAAATCCAGGTAGTGGAAGTGATCAAAATGCCGATTTTGCAGATGTTAAAACAATTATGAAGTACAAAGGTATTGCACTTATGGGAATTGGAAAAGCAAAGGGTGAGCATGCTGTAAGAAGAGCACTTGATAATGCTATAAACTCTCCATTGTTAGAAAAACTTCCTCTTGATGGTGCAAAAGGTGCTTTAGTTCACTTAACAATTAGCCCAGATATTGGACTTTTAGAAGTAACTGATATTTTAACAACTATTGGTTCAAGAGTTGATAAATATGCAAAGATTATTCAAGGTATAACTTATGATGATACTTTTGAACCAGATCAAGTAAAAATTACAATTATTGCAACAGGTTTTGAAACTAAAAACAAAGATGAAGATGACGAAAGTATTGATGAAACAAATGAAAATCTAAATTTTGAAGATAAGTTTGATAGTGTTGAAAGTAAACTTGATACTCCTCCAAGAATGAGAGGATATACAGTAGAGTATCATCTACATCATTAA
- a CDS encoding Sua5 YciO YrdC YwlC family protein, whose product MDSRLLYLVQTDTTVGFSSLDDERLNVIKNRDKNQKILKTLDSFERLKEFTRVPKNHRKMVRNSSKTTFIYPNLKSFRVVSCESSFYDFIKKFKTLSSTSANKTKQSFDYKYAKEYADVEVINKIGFFETNASKIYKLSKSRLKKIR is encoded by the coding sequence ATGGACTCAAGGTTATTATATCTAGTTCAAACAGATACTACAGTTGGCTTCTCATCACTTGATGATGAGAGGTTAAATGTAATAAAAAATAGAGATAAAAATCAAAAAATATTAAAAACTCTTGATAGTTTTGAGAGATTAAAAGAGTTTACAAGAGTTCCTAAGAATCATAGAAAAATGGTTAGAAATAGTTCTAAGACAACATTTATCTATCCAAATTTAAAATCTTTTAGAGTTGTTAGTTGCGAATCCTCTTTTTATGATTTTATAAAAAAATTTAAAACTTTATCATCTACTTCAGCAAATAAAACAAAGCAGAGTTTTGATTATAAATATGCAAAAGAGTATGCAGATGTTGAAGTTATAAATAAAATTGGTTTTTTTGAAACAAATGCTTCAAAAATTTATAAATTATCAAAAAGTAGATTAAAAAAGATTAGATAA
- a CDS encoding type IV secretory system conjugative DNA transfer family protein, translating into MKILLSIIAIMFLMIAILFFGLYHQFGSINNIPNFETILYLLKSQHPKYPDSIMILTVYIIATIFLPILFIVSLFKYKHNNEYGYARYATFDDIKKFKLNSKSGIILGQRGTRLLRSQEPLSTLCVAPPGTGKSAGFTIPNALAYEQSLFVLDIKGEISEKTAAYRSNFSKIIIFDPANKENKTGFNPFDKSIIKNFDQNEINQHVLQIAELIFQNSKVSNSDMSHWYLESKNLFVFIAIYLIFISQKSNTLISIPGIRSFALSSQNLKEHIFEILEENQDLPQLARELGNALIQKAEKEFSGLFSTFQTKLLVFQDDYVAKSFSFNSFTPEQFREENISFYFKIKEIDAERLAPLVRLTLDFFVKTLLKKEKKKDDLNILFLLDEFPRFGSIPILLKLPAIGRSYGLLAMFFFQSNGQIAEIYQRHGMEELDATTAYKIILTQNEAQTAKSFSDSIGNTTRLIKKGTSKSKNNDFFSSNSGSSSSNENLEGVPLIRTDELLSLPFGEIIVLVQGFRNIPIKAKTPFWFKNPQMLEAVEKI; encoded by the coding sequence ATGAAAATATTATTATCAATCATAGCAATAATGTTTTTGATGATTGCCATATTATTTTTTGGATTATATCATCAATTTGGAAGTATAAACAATATTCCAAATTTTGAAACAATACTATATCTTTTAAAATCACAACATCCAAAATATCCAGATTCTATTATGATATTAACTGTATATATTATTGCAACTATATTTTTACCTATACTATTTATTGTTAGTTTATTTAAATATAAACATAATAATGAATATGGATATGCAAGATATGCAACTTTTGATGATATAAAAAAATTCAAATTAAATTCAAAAAGCGGGATAATATTGGGTCAAAGAGGAACTAGACTTTTAAGAAGTCAAGAGCCTCTAAGTACACTTTGTGTTGCTCCTCCAGGAACTGGAAAATCTGCTGGTTTTACTATTCCAAATGCTTTAGCTTATGAGCAATCACTATTTGTTCTTGATATAAAAGGTGAGATTAGTGAAAAAACAGCTGCTTATAGAAGTAACTTTTCAAAAATAATTATTTTTGATCCAGCAAATAAAGAAAATAAAACTGGTTTTAATCCATTTGATAAGAGCATTATAAAAAACTTTGATCAAAATGAAATAAATCAACATGTTCTTCAAATTGCTGAATTGATTTTTCAAAATAGCAAAGTTTCAAATTCAGATATGAGCCATTGGTATTTAGAATCTAAAAATCTTTTTGTTTTCATAGCTATTTATTTGATATTTATTTCACAAAAAAGCAATACTTTAATCTCTATTCCAGGAATAAGAAGCTTTGCTCTTTCTAGTCAAAATCTCAAAGAACATATTTTTGAAATTTTGGAAGAAAATCAAGATTTACCACAACTTGCAAGAGAATTAGGAAATGCTTTAATTCAAAAAGCAGAAAAAGAGTTTTCTGGTCTTTTTTCAACTTTTCAAACAAAACTACTTGTTTTCCAAGATGATTATGTTGCTAAATCTTTCTCTTTTAATTCATTTACTCCAGAACAATTTAGAGAAGAAAATATATCTTTTTATTTTAAAATTAAAGAAATAGATGCTGAAAGATTAGCACCTTTAGTAAGATTAACTTTAGATTTTTTTGTAAAAACATTACTAAAAAAAGAGAAGAAAAAAGATGATTTAAACATATTATTTTTACTAGATGAATTTCCAAGATTTGGAAGTATCCCAATATTATTAAAACTTCCAGCTATTGGAAGAAGTTATGGTTTACTAGCTATGTTTTTCTTTCAATCAAATGGACAAATAGCTGAAATATATCAAAGGCATGGAATGGAAGAACTAGATGCTACAACAGCTTATAAAATCATTTTAACACAAAATGAAGCTCAAACTGCAAAATCATTTTCTGATAGCATAGGAAACACAACTAGATTAATTAAAAAAGGTACAAGTAAAAGTAAAAATAATGATTTCTTTAGTTCTAATAGTGGTTCAAGCTCATCAAATGAAAATTTAGAAGGAGTTCCTCTTATAAGAACTGATGAACTATTATCTTTACCATTTGGTGAAATAATAGTATTAGTGCAAGGTTTTAGAAATATACCTATAAAAGCTAAAACACCATTTTGGTTTAAAAATCCACAAATGCTTGAAGCTGTAGAAAAGATATAA
- the carB gene encoding carbamoyl-phosphate synthase large subunit has translation MPKREDIKNILLIGSGPIVIGQACEFDYSGTQATKTLKELGYRVVLVNSNPATIMTDPEFADKTYIEPITEEVVLNIIKKEKIDAILPTMGGQTALNVATSMYSKGLLEGIQFLGVHPEAIKKGEDRHLFTESMKKIGLDLPRSENAYNLEEAMRLAKEIGFPVISRASFTLAGAGSGVAYNMEEFKVLAQAGLDASPINEIEILESVLGWKEYEMEIIRDTNDNCIVVCSIENLDPMGVHTGDSITIAPALTLTDKEYAKMREASFAILREVGVNSGGSNVQFSMCPKTGRMLVIEMNPRVSRSSALASKATGYPIAKVSTLLAVGFTLDEIENDMTGTLACFEPSVDYIVTKVPRFTFEKFPKANSTLTTSMKSVGEVMAIGRTFNESILKAMCSLETGLCGFDTVSTDLELIKKEIRRPNDKRLLYLMDGMRQGLTNEDIFELSKIDPWFLAKFRELYNLEKEIASSDILNNEELLRRAKSNGFSDKFIASLIGKTEEDVYQARKKFDIDFEYNEVDTCAGEFKALNQYLYSTTNITKLPKKDAIKSKDKKVMIIGGGPNRIGQGIEFDYCCVHASFALAEMGVKTIMYNCNPETVSTDYDTSDVLYFEPIDFEHVRSVVEKEQPDGVIVHFGGQTPLKLAQALTKAGAKIIGTTADVIDLAEDRKKFSAFVEKIGLLQPENGTAVKIDEAIQIAEKIGYPVLVRPSFVLGGRGMKIVYSTDELKQYMDEAVSVSNDAPVLIDKFLDRAIELDVDCISDGKEVYIGGIMQHIEEAGIHSGDSACSLPPISISDDLIKQLESKTKEMALGLGVVGLMNTQYAIHKGQIYLIEVNPRASRTVPFVSKATGIPLAKVATRVMWGESLRDALKVYDREIVYEDNKVLKPKLKDHVAVKESVFPFNKLTGADLLLSPEMKSTGEVMGIADNFAMAFAKSQNAAKNSLPKSGKVFISLCDLDKEFASKIASSLVDSGFTICATGGTEKIISEAGIACEKVLKVSEGRPNITDLLTNGDIAMAINTSGEQESSKDDGKEIRRAVLRMNVPYFTTVAAANAATDAIKELKTKDVSTPKSIQEFLNY, from the coding sequence ATGCCAAAAAGAGAAGATATAAAAAATATTTTGTTAATTGGTTCAGGACCAATTGTTATAGGACAGGCGTGCGAGTTTGATTACTCTGGAACACAAGCGACAAAGACTCTAAAAGAGTTAGGATATAGAGTTGTTTTGGTAAACTCAAATCCAGCAACAATAATGACAGACCCAGAGTTTGCTGATAAGACTTATATTGAGCCAATCACAGAAGAGGTTGTTTTAAATATCATTAAAAAAGAGAAAATTGATGCTATTTTACCTACAATGGGGGGTCAAACAGCATTAAATGTTGCTACATCTATGTATTCAAAAGGATTACTTGAAGGTATACAATTCTTAGGAGTTCATCCAGAAGCAATTAAAAAAGGTGAAGATAGACATCTTTTTACTGAGTCTATGAAAAAAATAGGTCTTGATTTACCAAGAAGTGAAAATGCTTATAATCTTGAAGAGGCTATGAGATTAGCTAAAGAGATTGGTTTCCCTGTTATTTCAAGAGCTTCATTTACACTTGCAGGTGCTGGAAGTGGAGTTGCTTATAATATGGAAGAGTTTAAAGTTTTAGCTCAAGCTGGACTTGATGCTTCTCCTATTAATGAGATTGAGATTTTAGAATCGGTTTTAGGTTGGAAAGAGTATGAGATGGAGATTATTAGAGATACAAATGATAACTGTATAGTTGTTTGTTCTATTGAAAATCTTGATCCTATGGGAGTTCATACAGGAGATAGTATAACTATTGCACCTGCGCTTACACTTACAGATAAAGAGTATGCAAAAATGAGAGAAGCATCTTTTGCAATTCTAAGAGAAGTTGGAGTAAATAGTGGTGGATCAAATGTTCAATTCTCTATGTGTCCAAAAACAGGAAGAATGCTTGTAATTGAGATGAATCCAAGAGTTTCTAGAAGTTCTGCACTTGCATCAAAAGCAACAGGTTATCCAATAGCAAAAGTATCAACACTTTTAGCAGTTGGATTTACACTTGATGAGATTGAAAATGATATGACAGGAACACTAGCTTGTTTTGAGCCTTCAGTTGATTATATCGTTACAAAAGTTCCAAGATTTACATTTGAAAAATTCCCAAAAGCAAACTCAACTTTAACAACTTCTATGAAATCAGTAGGTGAAGTTATGGCTATTGGAAGAACATTCAATGAATCAATTCTAAAAGCTATGTGTTCACTTGAAACTGGACTTTGTGGATTTGACACTGTCTCAACAGATTTAGAGTTAATCAAAAAAGAGATTAGAAGACCAAATGATAAAAGACTTTTATATCTAATGGATGGTATGAGACAAGGTTTAACAAATGAGGATATATTTGAGTTATCAAAAATAGATCCTTGGTTCTTAGCTAAATTTAGAGAACTTTATAATTTAGAAAAAGAGATAGCAAGTTCAGATATTTTAAACAATGAAGAGCTTCTAAGAAGAGCAAAATCAAATGGGTTTAGTGATAAATTTATTGCCTCTTTAATTGGAAAAACTGAAGAAGATGTTTATCAAGCTAGAAAAAAATTTGATATAGATTTTGAATACAATGAAGTTGATACTTGCGCAGGAGAGTTTAAAGCTCTAAATCAATATCTATACTCAACAACAAATATTACAAAACTACCTAAAAAAGATGCTATAAAATCAAAAGATAAAAAAGTTATGATTATTGGTGGAGGACCAAATAGAATTGGTCAAGGAATTGAGTTTGATTATTGTTGTGTACACGCAAGTTTTGCATTAGCTGAAATGGGTGTAAAAACAATTATGTACAACTGTAATCCTGAAACTGTAAGTACAGATTATGATACATCAGATGTTTTATACTTTGAACCAATTGATTTTGAACATGTTAGAAGTGTAGTTGAAAAAGAGCAACCAGATGGTGTAATTGTTCATTTTGGTGGACAAACTCCACTTAAACTTGCACAAGCTTTAACAAAAGCTGGAGCAAAAATTATTGGAACAACAGCTGATGTAATTGATTTAGCTGAGGATAGAAAAAAATTCTCTGCATTTGTTGAAAAAATTGGTCTTTTACAACCAGAAAATGGAACAGCTGTAAAAATTGATGAAGCTATACAAATAGCTGAAAAAATTGGATATCCTGTGTTAGTTAGACCATCATTTGTTCTTGGTGGAAGAGGAATGAAAATTGTTTACTCTACGGATGAGCTAAAACAGTATATGGATGAGGCAGTTTCAGTTTCAAATGATGCTCCTGTTTTAATTGACAAATTTTTAGATAGAGCAATTGAGCTTGATGTTGATTGTATTAGTGATGGTAAAGAGGTTTATATTGGTGGAATTATGCAACATATCGAAGAAGCTGGTATTCACTCAGGTGATAGTGCTTGTTCACTTCCTCCAATCTCTATAAGTGATGATTTAATTAAACAATTAGAATCAAAAACTAAAGAGATGGCTTTAGGTCTTGGAGTTGTTGGTTTGATGAATACTCAATATGCAATTCATAAAGGACAAATCTATTTAATTGAAGTAAATCCAAGAGCGTCTAGAACAGTTCCATTTGTAAGTAAAGCAACTGGAATTCCTCTTGCAAAAGTTGCAACTAGAGTTATGTGGGGAGAGAGTTTAAGAGATGCTCTTAAAGTTTATGATAGAGAGATTGTATATGAAGATAACAAAGTTTTAAAACCAAAATTAAAAGATCATGTAGCTGTTAAAGAGTCAGTTTTTCCATTTAATAAACTAACAGGTGCTGATTTACTTCTAAGTCCTGAAATGAAATCTACAGGTGAAGTTATGGGTATTGCTGATAATTTTGCAATGGCATTTGCAAAATCTCAAAATGCTGCTAAAAACTCACTTCCAAAAAGTGGAAAAGTGTTTATTTCACTATGTGATTTAGATAAAGAGTTTGCAAGTAAAATTGCAAGTAGTTTAGTTGATAGTGGATTTACAATATGTGCAACTGGTGGAACTGAGAAGATAATCTCTGAAGCTGGAATTGCTTGTGAAAAGGTATTAAAGGTAAGTGAAGGAAGACCAAATATCACAGATTTATTGACAAATGGTGATATTGCGATGGCTATAAATACAAGTGGTGAGCAAGAGTCTTCTAAAGATGATGGAAAAGAGATTAGAAGAGCAGTTTTAAGAATGAATGTTCCATATTTTACAACAGTGGCTGCTGCAAATGCTGCAACTGATGCAATTAAAGAGTTAAAAACAAAAGATGTTTCAACTCCAAAATCTATTCAAGAGTTTTTAAACTACTAA
- a CDS encoding YeeE/YedE family protein → MFDLEIYELIFIGMFVVAFIFGFIAQQKQFCFSGSIKDYLQIKSTKRASSVVMAMIVAIISTQLFVYFYDIDLSSSSYFKNNINYFAIIIGGALFGAGMMIADGCSSRSIVKFAQGDTNALITLLFIAIFAFASTRGVLAQGVNSVINNEFLISISSYITNFQLNIYFVLIVLFAILLFLTKKIKRAISLYDGMIIGLLVGVSWFLTGYLALEDFENTIQVQAISFVYPSAKTLEFFTFFEITELSIGVCLVIGAMFGAYFSTFFNKKYSFGCTSQITFNKLKYNIIGGSLMGVGGIMAIGCTVGQGLSGVSTLLFSSFLAIISIGVSGYITGKILHKKDRLPMCFLFEWDDEKKNKPINYEI, encoded by the coding sequence GTGTTTGATTTAGAGATTTATGAACTAATTTTTATTGGTATGTTTGTTGTTGCCTTTATTTTTGGTTTTATTGCTCAACAAAAACAGTTTTGTTTTAGTGGAAGTATAAAAGATTATTTACAAATAAAATCTACAAAAAGGGCATCTAGTGTTGTTATGGCTATGATTGTTGCAATAATTTCAACTCAACTTTTTGTATATTTTTATGATATTGATTTATCATCTAGTTCATACTTTAAAAACAACATAAACTACTTTGCAATAATTATTGGAGGAGCTTTATTTGGTGCTGGAATGATGATAGCTGATGGATGTAGTAGTAGAAGCATAGTAAAATTTGCACAAGGTGATACAAATGCTTTAATCACTCTCTTATTTATTGCAATTTTTGCATTTGCAAGTACAAGAGGAGTTTTAGCTCAAGGTGTAAACAGTGTTATTAATAATGAATTTTTAATATCAATTTCAAGTTATATAACAAATTTTCAACTGAATATATATTTTGTTTTAATAGTTCTTTTTGCAATTTTACTATTTTTAACAAAAAAGATAAAAAGAGCAATTAGTTTATATGATGGTATGATTATTGGTCTTCTAGTAGGAGTTTCTTGGTTTCTAACAGGATATTTAGCGCTAGAAGATTTTGAGAATACAATTCAAGTTCAAGCTATTAGTTTTGTCTATCCAAGTGCAAAAACTTTAGAGTTTTTTACTTTTTTTGAAATCACTGAGCTTAGTATTGGTGTTTGTTTAGTAATTGGTGCTATGTTTGGAGCATATTTTTCTACATTTTTTAACAAAAAATATAGTTTTGGATGCACATCTCAAATAACATTTAACAAACTAAAATATAATATTATTGGTGGTTCACTTATGGGAGTTGGTGGAATCATGGCTATTGGATGTACTGTTGGACAAGGTTTAAGTGGAGTTTCAACACTTCTATTTAGTTCATTTTTGGCAATAATATCTATTGGAGTATCTGGATATATAACTGGAAAAATCCTACATAAAAAAGATAGACTTCCTATGTGTTTCTTATTTGAATGGGATGATGAGAAGAAAAACAAACCTATAAACTATGAGATTTAA